A portion of the Bubalus kerabau isolate K-KA32 ecotype Philippines breed swamp buffalo chromosome 1, PCC_UOA_SB_1v2, whole genome shotgun sequence genome contains these proteins:
- the LOC129626623 gene encoding putative olfactory receptor 2W6, translating into MERNNESSGGDFILLGFSDRPKLEMVLFFVNMIFYFLAVAGNSTIIFLSLVDPQLHTPMYFFLSNLSLLDLCYTTSSIPQMLVNLWGPYKTITYVGCVIQLFAFLSVGGIECILLSVMAYDRFVAVCKPLQYMAIMHPQLCLQLAAFAWLSGIANSILMSPLTMSLGRCGHRHINHFVCEMPAIIRISCVDTSRVEGLAFFLAIPIVLVPLTMILVSYSYIAAAVLRIQSAAGRQKAFNTCSSHMVVVSLFYCSIIYMYMQPGNIASQDQGKFLTLFYCLVTPTLNPFIYTLRNKDVKWAMRKVLGKDLSLLDAGGH; encoded by the coding sequence ATGGAGAGAAACAATGAGAGCTCTGGAGGAGATTTCATTTTGCTTGGGTTCTCTGACCGGCCGAAGCTGGAGATGGTCCTGTTTTTTGTCAATATGATCTTTTACTTTCTGGCTGTTGCTGGCAACTCCACGATCATCTTTCTCTCCCTGGTGGACCCTCAATTGCATACAcctatgtacttcttcctcagcaACCTGTCTCTCCTGGATCTCTGCTACACAACCAGCAGCATTCCCCAGATGTTGGTCAACCTCTGGGGCCCATACAAAACCATCACCTATGTGGGTTGTGTCATCCAGCTCTTTGCTTTCCTCTCTGTGGGGGGCATTGAGTGCATTCTACTCTCTGTCATGGCCTACGACCGCTTTGTGGCTGTGTGCAAGCCGCTTCAGTACATGGCCATCATGCACCCACAGCTGTGCCTGCAGCTGGCAGCCTTCGCATGGCTTAGTGGGATTGCCAACTCCATCTTGATGTCCCCACTGACGATGTCCCTGGGGAGGTGTGGTCACCGCCACATCAATCACTTTGTATGTGAGATGCCAGCTATCATTCGAATCTCCTGTGTGGACACCAGTCGGGTTGAAGGCTTGGCTTTCTTCCTGGCCATTCCCATCGTTCTTGTGCCGCTCACAATGATACTTGTCTCCTACAGTTATATTGCAGCTGCGGTGCTGCGGATCCAGTCTGCAGCCGGGAGGCAAAAGGCCTTTAACACCTGCTCCTCCCACATGGTTGTGGTATCTCTTTTCTACTGCAGCATCATCTACATGTATATGCAGCCTGGGAATATAGCGAGCCAGGACCAGGGCAAGTTTCTCACCCTCTTCTACTGCCTAGTGACCCCCACTCTGAATCCCTTCATCTACACGCTGAGAAACAAGGATGTGAAGTGGGCCATGCGGAAGGTTCTTGGGAAAGACCTCAGCCTGTTGGATGCAGGAGGGCACTGA
- the LOC129626669 gene encoding olfactory receptor 2C3-like: MMEIANVSFPEVFILLGFSEQPSLEPILFIFVLGIYVVSVLGNGIIIVVSCMDVHLHTPMYFFLVNLSFLDISFTTSIVPQLLVNLWGPQKTISYGGCVIQFYISHWLGATECVLLAVMSYDRYAAICRPLHYTVIMHPKLCCSLAFASWLGGLTTSMVGSTLTMLLPLCGNNRIDHFFCEMPLIMQLACVDTSFNEVEMHVASFIFVVLPLGLILVSYSRIAWAVLTIRSAAGWRKAFNTCSSHVAVVALFYGSIIFMYLQPAKRNSHEEGKLVALFYTVVTPMLNPLIYTLRNKTVKKALRHIVLQNCGSGGTRGDI; this comes from the coding sequence ATGATGGAAATAGCCAATGTAAGTTTTCCAGAAGTTTTTATTCTGCTGGGCTTCTCTGAACAACCCTCTCTAGAACCCATCCTTTTTATCTTTGTCTTGGGGATTTATGTGGTGTCTGTGTTGGGTAATGGCATCATCATTGTGGTCTCCTGCATGGATGTGCATCTCCACACTCCTATGTACTTTTTTCTTGTCAACCTTTCCTTCCTGGACATTAGCTTCACCACAAGCATCGTCCCACAACTCCTGGTCAACCTCTGGGGACCACAGAAAACCATAAGCTATGGAGGGTGTGTGATCCAGTTCTATATCTCCCACTGGTTGGGGGCAACGGAATGTGTCCTCCTGGCAGTCATGTCCTACGATCGCTATGCTGCCATCTGCAGGCCACTCCACTACACTGTCATCATGCATCCAAAGCTTTGCTGCAGCCTGGCTTTTGCCTCGTGGCTTGGGGGTCTGACCACCAGCATGGTAGGTTCCACGCTCACCATGCTCCTGCCTCTCTGTGGGAACAATCGCATTGACCACTTTTTCTGTGAGATGCCCCTCATTATGCAACTGGCTTGTGTGGATACCAGCTTCAATGAAGTAGAGATGCACGTGGCCAGCTTTATCTTTGTTGTCTTGCCTCTGGGTCTCATTCTGGTCTCATACAGCCGTATTGCCTGGGCTGTGTTGACGATCAGGTCAGCAGCAGGGTGGAGAAAGGCATTCAATACCTGCTCGTCCCATGTGGCAGTAGTGGCTCTGTTTTACGGGAGCATCATTTTCATGTATCTCCAGCCTGCCAAGAGAAACTCTCATGAGGAAGGTAAGCTTGTGGCCCTCTTCTACACTGTGGTCACCCCAATGCTGAACCCCCTGATTTACACGCTAAGGAacaagactgtgaagaaggcactTAGGCACATTGTGTTAcagaactgtggttctggagggACACGAGGTGATATTTAG